From the genome of Desulfobaculum xiamenense, one region includes:
- a CDS encoding MinD/ParA family protein yields the protein MQTIRNKAISFSIVSGKGGVGKTNLALNIGYALYRANHPVMLMDCDLGLANLDVLLGLAPDKNLQDLLTTGEDVRNIVVPIEPNGFDFLPSASGVPELIDLDEDLQGMIFDKLNSVISRYDFLLMDIGAGISKTVLRFAAMSQERVVVITPEPTSLTDGYALIKVLHSEYGVDSFNVVVNQVASLEEGRKSFQRLDAACKRFLGISLSYAGSVRSDPAVSEAVIRQVPLLKHAPGSIAGRDILTLAVKLKRMRERLLPSLTEQGVLQNFSRNDAD from the coding sequence ATGCAAACCATTCGAAACAAGGCCATTAGCTTTTCCATAGTCAGCGGCAAGGGCGGCGTGGGCAAGACCAACCTCGCCCTGAACATCGGCTACGCACTCTACCGGGCCAACCACCCGGTCATGCTCATGGACTGCGACCTCGGGCTGGCCAACCTCGACGTGTTGCTCGGCCTCGCGCCGGACAAGAACCTTCAGGACCTCCTGACCACTGGCGAGGACGTCCGCAACATCGTCGTGCCCATCGAGCCGAACGGCTTCGACTTCCTGCCCTCGGCCTCCGGCGTGCCGGAACTCATCGACCTCGACGAGGACCTGCAGGGCATGATTTTCGACAAGCTCAATTCGGTCATCAGCCGCTACGATTTCCTGCTCATGGACATCGGTGCGGGCATCAGCAAGACCGTGCTTCGCTTCGCCGCCATGTCGCAGGAGCGCGTGGTGGTCATCACCCCGGAGCCGACCTCCCTCACGGACGGATACGCCCTCATCAAGGTGCTGCACTCCGAATATGGCGTGGACAGCTTCAACGTGGTGGTCAACCAGGTCGCCTCCCTTGAGGAAGGCCGCAAGAGCTTCCAGCGGCTCGACGCCGCGTGCAAGCGCTTCCTCGGTATCAGTCTCAGCTACGCAGGCTCTGTGCGTTCGGACCCAGCCGTCTCCGAGGCCGTCATCCGTCAGGTGCCGCTACTCAAGCATGCCCCAGGCTCCATTGCGGGGCGCGATATTCTCACCCTGGCCGTCAAGCTCAAGCGCATGCGCGAAAGATTGCTCCCCTCGCTGACCGAGCAGGGCGTATTGCAAAATTTTTCGCGAAATGATGCCGATTAA
- a CDS encoding GGDEF domain-containing protein, whose product MPKNNTDQTPHIEHDPLVRELNSLRKLVLESHSDLNGCEDDAGILGILRLCPGLSLEQWPELAEEYGLREWLALPMENGEYPFLRQLQRTLEDLAYQTEHDPLTSLFNRRAFERSLDQELERARRSGSSLSVAMLDLDNFKQVNDTYGHACGDETLVSLARIMLTQTRRYDVAARLGGEEFAIILPGTGLIKARAMVERLLAALRDTDIVCPDSGRTLSVTCSAGLVTYKGMADSTPPDLLSLADKALYQAKAEGKDRVVTAPLQDVATPSRATLVESNEKKFLFTGS is encoded by the coding sequence ATGCCCAAAAATAACACGGACCAGACGCCCCACATCGAGCACGATCCCCTCGTTCGGGAATTGAACTCCCTGCGCAAGCTCGTGCTCGAATCGCACAGCGACCTCAATGGGTGCGAAGACGACGCCGGAATCCTCGGAATCCTGCGCCTATGCCCCGGCCTGTCGCTAGAGCAGTGGCCGGAGCTCGCCGAGGAATACGGCCTGCGGGAATGGCTCGCCCTGCCGATGGAGAACGGGGAATACCCCTTCCTGCGGCAGTTGCAGCGCACCCTTGAAGACCTCGCCTACCAGACGGAGCACGATCCGCTGACGAGCCTCTTCAATCGCCGCGCCTTTGAGCGCAGCCTCGATCAGGAGCTGGAACGGGCACGCCGATCCGGTTCCTCCCTGTCCGTGGCCATGCTCGACCTCGACAACTTCAAGCAGGTCAACGATACCTACGGGCATGCCTGCGGCGACGAGACACTCGTCTCGCTGGCCCGCATCATGCTGACGCAGACCCGCCGCTACGACGTGGCGGCGCGACTGGGTGGCGAGGAGTTCGCCATCATCCTTCCCGGGACCGGACTCATCAAGGCCCGCGCCATGGTCGAACGACTGCTTGCCGCACTGCGTGATACGGACATCGTCTGTCCCGACTCCGGCAGAACGCTCAGCGTGACCTGCTCCGCGGGCCTTGTGACCTACAAGGGCATGGCCGACAGCACCCCGCCGGACCTCCTCTCCCTTGCGGACAAGGCCCTCTATCAGGCCAAGGCCGAAGGCAAGGACCGGGTCGTCACCGCGCCGCTTCAGGACGTGGCGACTCCCTCGCGGGCGACTCTCGTCGAATCCAACGAAAAGAAATTCCTGTTCACGGGAAGCTGA
- the prfB gene encoding peptide chain release factor 2 (programmed frameshift) has product MLQYHDLKTQGTTLLREFQSLWGRLDRDRSKDRLADIEMELSRPGAWDKPEQLTPLLREKSHLADLVEQWDALHCAKEDLDEWLLLAHDDQSQEVLEALQDQVELLADRLQEAELRTLLADPADNSPAILEIHPGAGGTEAQDWAEILLRMYIRWAERREFKVDVLDKLPGDEAGIKSVTLLIEGPNAYGLLKAEKGIHRLVRISPFDSSGRRHTSFTSVDVYPDITQDIEIEIRDEDVRIDIFRSSGAGGQHVNKTSSAIRLTHLPTGIVVSCQNERSQQRNKDTAFKVLKARLYELEMRKLADEKQAQYADKDAIAWGSQIRSYVLQPYRLVKDHRTNTEITNVDAVLDGDLDTLIRNYLLYAHAQK; this is encoded by the exons ATGCTGCAATATCACGATCTCAAGACGCAGGGCACGACGCTGCTCAGGGAATTCCAAAGCCTCTGGGGGCGTCTT GACCGCGATCGGAGCAAGGATCGTCTCGCCGACATCGAGATGGAGCTTTCGCGCCCCGGCGCGTGGGACAAGCCCGAACAGTTGACGCCGCTCCTGCGCGAAAAGAGCCACCTCGCCGATCTCGTGGAGCAGTGGGACGCACTGCACTGCGCCAAGGAAGACCTCGACGAATGGCTGCTTCTGGCGCACGACGACCAGAGCCAGGAAGTCCTTGAGGCCCTGCAGGATCAGGTGGAGCTTCTCGCCGACAGATTACAGGAAGCCGAGCTGCGCACGCTGCTGGCCGACCCCGCCGACAACTCGCCCGCCATCCTCGAAATCCACCCCGGAGCGGGCGGCACCGAGGCCCAGGACTGGGCAGAGATCCTCCTGCGCATGTACATCCGCTGGGCGGAACGCCGCGAATTCAAGGTGGATGTGCTCGACAAGCTCCCCGGAGACGAAGCGGGCATCAAGTCCGTCACTCTGCTCATCGAAGGCCCCAATGCCTACGGTCTGCTCAAGGCCGAGAAGGGCATCCACCGGCTGGTGCGCATCTCGCCCTTCGACTCATCCGGCAGGCGGCACACCTCCTTCACCTCCGTGGACGTCTACCCCGACATCACGCAGGACATCGAGATCGAAATCCGCGACGAGGACGTGCGCATCGACATTTTCCGCTCCAGCGGCGCAGGCGGCCAGCACGTCAACAAGACAAGCTCCGCCATCCGCCTTACGCACCTTCCCACAGGCATCGTGGTATCGTGCCAGAACGAGCGCTCCCAGCAGCGCAACAAGGACACCGCCTTCAAGGTGCTGAAGGCTCGCCTGTACGAACTCGAAATGCGCAAGCTCGCAGACGAGAAGCAGGCCCAGTACGCGGACAAGGACGCCATCGCCTGGGGCAGCCAGATCCGTTCCTACGTCCTCCAGCCTTACCGGCTCGTGAAGGACCACCGCACCAACACGGAAATCACCAACGTGGACGCAGTGCTGGACGGCGATCTGGACACGCTCATCAGAAACTACCTCCTTTACGCTCATGCCCAAAAATAA